A genome region from Streptomyces antimycoticus includes the following:
- a CDS encoding sensor histidine kinase: MTGGRMADRLAEGARALPRTLGEGLRAAPGILRADLWTMRRDPLPRMRWLGRLPHGHVVLFAVLMAWLSMAQFQEPARPGTAQDPVPLIGLVVLEALAVQLALTRPIPAWWLSTAMLLVTALEGDGRLPEYVLYPWNYGQIALHTVVLLLLALRVRPRIAAEALILTLLVGTVIAALATRPHADGMDEAFVSFTTAVVVGAALRGRRVARRRLVEQEELTAEERARRTLLEERNRIARELHDVVAHHMSVISIQAQVAPHLAENPSDDLKENLAGIRQNAVEALAELRRVLGVLRSEDALADGARHAPQPTLDRLDELVGTVRGTGITILTDVTGERRPLPPGVELSAFRIVQEALSNVMRHAPGAQARVELGYQRRGLTVRIVNTTPDRPAPPSPGAGHGLLGMRERAAMLGGELTTGPTPDGGYEVTAVLPTHHPDPSTAATETAEDSV; the protein is encoded by the coding sequence ATGACGGGCGGGCGGATGGCGGACCGGCTGGCGGAGGGGGCGCGTGCCCTGCCGCGCACGCTGGGCGAGGGGCTGCGCGCGGCGCCGGGCATCCTCCGTGCGGACCTGTGGACGATGCGGCGGGACCCGCTGCCGCGGATGCGCTGGCTGGGCCGGCTGCCCCATGGCCATGTGGTGTTGTTCGCGGTGCTCATGGCCTGGCTCAGCATGGCGCAGTTCCAGGAGCCGGCCCGCCCGGGGACGGCCCAGGACCCGGTGCCCCTGATCGGGCTCGTGGTGCTCGAAGCGCTGGCCGTCCAGCTGGCGCTGACCCGTCCGATACCGGCGTGGTGGCTCTCGACCGCCATGCTGTTGGTGACGGCGCTGGAGGGGGACGGCCGTCTCCCCGAATACGTGCTCTACCCCTGGAACTACGGCCAGATCGCGCTGCACACCGTCGTGCTGCTCCTCCTCGCGCTGCGGGTCCGCCCCCGGATCGCCGCCGAGGCGCTGATCCTGACCCTGCTGGTGGGGACGGTCATCGCGGCCCTCGCCACCCGGCCCCACGCGGACGGCATGGACGAGGCGTTCGTGTCCTTCACCACCGCCGTGGTGGTGGGCGCCGCGCTGCGCGGCCGCCGGGTGGCGCGGAGGCGGCTGGTCGAGCAGGAGGAGCTCACCGCGGAGGAACGGGCCCGGCGCACCCTGCTGGAGGAGCGTAACCGCATCGCCCGCGAGTTGCACGACGTGGTCGCCCACCACATGTCGGTGATCTCCATCCAGGCGCAGGTCGCCCCGCATCTGGCCGAGAACCCCTCCGACGACCTCAAGGAGAACCTCGCGGGCATCCGGCAGAACGCGGTCGAGGCGCTGGCCGAACTCCGCCGCGTGCTGGGCGTGCTGCGCTCCGAGGACGCCCTGGCCGACGGCGCCCGGCACGCCCCGCAGCCCACCCTGGACCGGCTGGACGAGCTGGTGGGCACGGTGCGCGGGACCGGAATCACAATCCTTACGGATGTCACCGGGGAGCGGCGGCCGCTGCCGCCGGGCGTCGAGCTGTCGGCCTTCCGCATCGTGCAGGAGGCGCTGAGCAACGTGATGCGGCACGCGCCGGGCGCCCAGGCGCGGGTGGAGCTGGGGTACCAGCGGCGCGGGCTCACCGTCCGGATCGTCAACACGACCCCGGACCGGCCCGCCCCGCCCTCGCCGGGCGCCGGGCACGGGCTGCTCGGGATGCGGGAGCGCGCTGCGATGCTAGGGGGTGAGCTGACCACCGGCCCGACGCCGGACGGCGGTTACGAGGTGACCGCCGTGCTGCCCACGCACCACCCCGACCCGTCCACCGCCGCGACCGAAACCGCCGAGGACTCCGTATGA
- a CDS encoding acyltransferase family protein, protein MRDLVRRIEAATSPDRDRAVDALRALAILGVVLGHWLVTALVADSGTLRAASPLLYQPELTPVSWAFQTLAVFFLVGGQMGAKSHACARARGIGYGRWLRARLARLFRPVAAVLAVWAVAAGAMLGSGVSLLTVHTLLKLVLSPLWFLLVYAVLTAATPLVARLNPLWPLAVVLHVDLIRFGFGGPAWLGWINLAAGWLVPYCVGATWGRGLLRGRTAGWVLLIGGAAVTAGLVLLGGYPAAMVGVPGAPVSNLNPPTLAAVTFGLTQCGAALLLRGPLRRVLARPAAWAAVALVNLSAMTVFLWHQTAMMAVSVTTLRLYGPLPGLHTVPDDLGWVLARLCWLPVFAGALLICWAAFHGYEAGRPRKGGGGVVRGGGGVVRGGSRVVREGRLAREARHVEKPSV, encoded by the coding sequence TTGCGTGATCTCGTCCGGCGGATCGAGGCCGCCACGTCGCCCGACCGCGACCGCGCCGTGGACGCCCTGCGGGCCCTCGCCATCCTCGGCGTGGTGCTCGGCCACTGGCTGGTGACCGCCCTGGTCGCCGACAGTGGCACCCTGCGCGCGGCCAGCCCGCTGCTGTACCAGCCCGAACTCACCCCCGTCTCCTGGGCGTTCCAGACCCTCGCGGTGTTCTTCCTGGTCGGCGGGCAGATGGGCGCCAAGAGCCATGCCTGCGCCCGCGCCCGGGGCATCGGCTATGGGCGGTGGCTGCGCGCCAGGCTGGCCCGGCTGTTCCGGCCCGTCGCCGCCGTGCTCGCGGTGTGGGCCGTGGCGGCGGGGGCGATGCTCGGCTCCGGGGTGAGCCTGCTGACCGTGCACACGCTGCTCAAACTCGTCCTGTCCCCGCTGTGGTTCCTGCTGGTCTACGCGGTGCTCACGGCCGCGACCCCGCTGGTGGCGCGGCTGAATCCGCTGTGGCCGCTCGCCGTCGTGCTCCATGTCGACCTGATCCGGTTCGGCTTCGGCGGCCCGGCCTGGCTCGGCTGGATCAATCTGGCGGCGGGCTGGCTGGTCCCGTACTGCGTGGGCGCCACCTGGGGCCGGGGCCTGCTGCGCGGCCGTACGGCCGGGTGGGTGCTGCTGATCGGGGGTGCGGCGGTCACCGCCGGGCTCGTCCTGCTCGGCGGCTATCCGGCGGCGATGGTCGGGGTGCCCGGCGCCCCGGTCTCCAACCTCAACCCGCCCACCCTGGCGGCCGTCACCTTCGGTCTCACCCAGTGCGGCGCGGCCCTGCTGCTGCGCGGCCCGCTGCGCCGGGTGCTGGCGCGGCCCGCCGCGTGGGCGGCGGTGGCGCTGGTCAACCTCTCCGCGATGACCGTGTTCCTGTGGCACCAGACCGCGATGATGGCGGTGAGCGTGACCACGCTGCGGCTGTACGGGCCGCTGCCGGGGCTGCACACCGTGCCCGACGACCTCGGCTGGGTGCTGGCGCGGCTGTGCTGGCTGCCGGTGTTCGCGGGGGCGCTGCTGATCTGCTGGGCGGCGTTCCACGGGTACGAGGCGGGGCGGCCGCGCAAGGGCGGCGGCGGGGTCGTCCGCGGTGGTGGCGGCGTCGTTCGCGGTGGGAGCCGCGTCGTCCGCGAGGGACGGTTGGCCCGGGAGGCCCGGCATGTGGAGAAGCCCAGTGTCTAA
- a CDS encoding alpha/beta hydrolase, giving the protein MASRLRRALLAALVTTSVVVPLMGAAGPSEVPAPAPVALGPMSVQGLDNRYEANREGIAAAEAMAARHGDRARERALRKMRKPSRHFLFFDGRDGGRAVEVYGDLGRATRVAVLVPGSDTNLETYDRFRAGALALSHQLGSRTAVVGWLGYKTPGTVAPQVLTTGRAAGAAPRLAAFVRELNAAKPRARISLLCHSYGSVVCARAARGLKAADIVLYGSPGTGFDDARQLHTRATVWAGRGGNDWIGGVPHVRIRLLGTTVGFGTDPVSGRFGARKFDAGDVGHSDYLKPGSAALVSMGRIVEGRYA; this is encoded by the coding sequence ATGGCGTCCCGTCTTCGCCGCGCCCTGCTCGCGGCGCTCGTCACCACCTCGGTGGTGGTGCCCCTGATGGGGGCCGCAGGGCCGAGCGAGGTGCCGGCGCCCGCACCCGTGGCGCTGGGGCCCATGAGTGTCCAGGGCCTGGATAACCGGTACGAGGCCAACCGGGAGGGGATCGCGGCGGCCGAGGCGATGGCGGCCCGGCACGGCGACCGTGCGCGGGAGCGGGCGCTGCGGAAGATGCGGAAGCCGTCGCGGCACTTCCTGTTCTTCGACGGGCGGGACGGCGGCCGCGCCGTCGAGGTGTACGGGGACCTGGGCCGCGCCACGCGCGTCGCCGTGCTGGTGCCCGGCTCGGACACCAACCTGGAGACGTACGACCGGTTCCGGGCCGGGGCCCTCGCGCTGAGCCATCAACTCGGCAGCCGTACCGCCGTCGTCGGCTGGCTCGGGTACAAGACGCCGGGCACCGTGGCACCCCAGGTGCTGACCACGGGCCGGGCCGCCGGGGCGGCTCCCCGACTGGCCGCATTCGTACGGGAGTTGAACGCGGCCAAGCCCCGGGCCCGGATCTCGCTGCTGTGCCACTCCTACGGTTCGGTGGTCTGCGCCCGGGCCGCGCGGGGGCTGAAGGCCGCGGACATCGTCCTGTACGGCAGCCCCGGTACGGGATTCGACGACGCCCGGCAGTTGCACACCCGGGCCACCGTCTGGGCCGGGCGGGGCGGGAACGACTGGATCGGCGGGGTGCCGCATGTGCGGATCCGGCTGCTGGGAACGACCGTCGGCTTCGGGACCGATCCGGTCTCCGGACGGTTCGGGGCACGGAAATTCGACGCGGGGGACGTCGGGCACAGCGACTATCTCAAGCCCGGATCCGCCGCTCTGGTGAGCATGGGCCGGATCGTGGAGGGCCGCTATGCGTGA
- a CDS encoding M1 family metallopeptidase, translating to MSPAPTHRARRRRAVLMAMAASTAAVATVAAGPPGWAGAPAGGPASPGARSAGDRLLPYLGNGGYDVRSYDVGYTYRPGTTLMDSSVRIRATATHALSRFSLDAAVDEIKTVTVQGEPARFTVDKAAEKLDITPRQALGKGRPFDVNIAYRVDRSDNRTRPGDPTSPAPRLTPWVNKKDGFVVFGQPDRAHMFFPANDYPTDKARFTFRVTAPKDLQAVGIGTPRSRTTSGDDATTVFSTADEISTQVVQVGVGHYKEIRGRGPHGLPLRSYVDADAYEAAKPLVDRIPDQLSWFEKELGRPFPLETYGVLGVPEGYLGVAFESATLSTFAVENLQGSAEQLEPTMVHEMVHQYFGDALAVSNWDTNWISEGHADYYQLLYTVDQGWRDLDTVLKARYEFDPESRAASGPPNRPKEAIDALVGGNNAGVLMLAGLRHQVGDAVFQKIERTFFDRYRGRNADTRDYIAVANEISGRDFTAYINGWLYDEKTPPMAGHPDWVAPEPPKSS from the coding sequence ATGTCCCCTGCCCCCACCCACCGGGCGCGCCGCCGCCGTGCCGTGCTCATGGCCATGGCGGCCTCGACGGCGGCGGTGGCGACCGTCGCCGCCGGTCCGCCCGGCTGGGCCGGTGCCCCCGCGGGCGGCCCGGCCTCCCCCGGCGCCCGGAGCGCCGGTGACCGGCTGCTGCCGTATCTGGGCAACGGCGGATACGACGTCCGCTCGTACGACGTCGGCTACACCTACCGCCCCGGCACCACGCTGATGGACTCCTCCGTACGGATCCGGGCCACCGCCACCCACGCGCTGTCCCGGTTCAGCCTCGACGCGGCCGTGGACGAGATCAAGACGGTCACCGTCCAGGGCGAGCCGGCCCGCTTCACCGTGGACAAGGCGGCCGAGAAGCTGGACATCACGCCGCGGCAGGCGCTCGGCAAGGGCCGGCCGTTCGACGTGAACATCGCCTACCGCGTCGACCGGAGCGACAACCGGACCCGGCCCGGCGACCCGACCAGCCCCGCGCCGCGCCTGACCCCGTGGGTGAACAAGAAGGACGGCTTCGTGGTGTTCGGCCAGCCGGACCGGGCGCATATGTTCTTCCCCGCCAACGACTACCCGACCGACAAGGCCCGGTTCACCTTCCGCGTCACCGCGCCGAAGGACCTGCAGGCCGTGGGCATCGGGACGCCGCGCTCACGGACGACGTCGGGCGACGACGCCACCACCGTCTTCTCGACCGCCGACGAGATCTCCACCCAGGTCGTCCAGGTCGGTGTCGGGCACTACAAGGAGATCCGGGGCCGCGGCCCCCATGGGCTGCCGCTGCGCAGCTATGTCGACGCCGACGCGTACGAGGCGGCCAAGCCGCTGGTCGACCGCATCCCGGACCAGCTCTCCTGGTTCGAGAAGGAGCTCGGCCGGCCGTTCCCGCTGGAGACCTACGGCGTGCTCGGGGTGCCCGAGGGCTATCTGGGAGTGGCGTTCGAATCGGCGACCCTGTCCACGTTCGCCGTCGAGAACCTCCAGGGGTCGGCCGAGCAGCTCGAACCGACCATGGTCCACGAGATGGTGCACCAGTACTTCGGCGACGCGCTCGCCGTCTCGAACTGGGACACCAACTGGATCAGCGAGGGCCACGCCGACTACTACCAGCTCCTCTACACCGTGGATCAGGGCTGGCGGGACCTGGACACCGTGCTCAAGGCGCGCTACGAGTTCGACCCGGAGAGCCGCGCCGCGAGCGGCCCCCCGAACCGGCCCAAGGAGGCCATCGACGCGCTGGTCGGCGGCAACAACGCGGGCGTGCTGATGCTCGCCGGGCTGCGCCACCAGGTCGGTGACGCCGTCTTCCAGAAGATCGAGCGGACCTTCTTCGACCGGTACCGGGGCAGGAACGCCGACACCCGGGACTACATCGCGGTGGCGAACGAGATCAGCGGCCGGGACTTCACGGCGTACATCAACGGCTGGCTGTACGACGAGAAGACTCCGCCCATGGCGGGCCACCCGGACTGGGTGGCCCCGGAGCCGCCGAAGAGCTCATGA
- a CDS encoding response regulator transcription factor: protein MSHIATGGGGPLPVTVLLVEDDEVIRRSVAMALERYGYRVSTAGDGLTGLELFRAGGHDLLLLDVMLPGLDGIGLCRRIRETSMDPILMMSARGDDLDVISGLEAGADDYVVKPVDTAVLVARIRSLLRRATYPPATSSSAAMYPPAAASADPAAPAAAGSAGPQPGPRHHHGARLRFGDLTIDTGGLEVFLAGEPIALAPTELRLLLEFAAHPGIVLDRETLLRDVWDYDWDGDSRVVDLCVQRLRKKIGTGRIETVRGFGYKLRR from the coding sequence ATGTCGCATATAGCCACCGGTGGCGGTGGTCCCCTGCCCGTCACGGTCCTCCTCGTGGAGGACGACGAGGTGATCCGCAGGTCGGTCGCGATGGCTCTGGAGCGCTACGGCTACCGCGTGTCCACGGCCGGTGACGGGCTGACCGGTCTCGAACTGTTCCGGGCGGGCGGGCATGATCTGCTGCTGCTGGACGTGATGCTGCCGGGGCTCGACGGCATCGGGCTGTGCCGCCGGATCCGGGAGACCAGCATGGACCCGATCCTGATGATGTCGGCACGCGGCGACGATCTGGACGTCATATCCGGCCTGGAGGCGGGCGCCGACGACTACGTCGTCAAGCCGGTCGACACCGCGGTGCTGGTGGCCCGGATCCGGTCGCTGCTGCGGCGGGCCACGTATCCGCCCGCCACCTCTTCATCTGCTGCCATGTATCCACCGGCGGCGGCGTCAGCGGATCCGGCCGCCCCGGCGGCGGCCGGATCCGCGGGTCCCCAGCCCGGCCCGCGCCACCATCACGGTGCCCGGCTCCGCTTCGGGGACCTGACCATCGACACGGGCGGCCTGGAGGTGTTCCTGGCCGGTGAGCCGATCGCGCTGGCGCCCACCGAACTGCGGCTGCTGCTGGAGTTCGCCGCGCACCCCGGCATCGTCCTGGACCGGGAGACGCTGCTGCGCGACGTCTGGGACTACGACTGGGACGGCGACAGCCGGGTCGTCGACCTGTGTGTGCAGCGGCTGCGCAAGAAGATCGGCACCGGGCGGATCGAGACGGTCCGCGGCTTCGGCTACAAGCTGAGGCGCTGA
- a CDS encoding sensor histidine kinase — protein sequence MRNWPRALLNWRSLRWKIALLVAAACCGIALTVGLLVHHSTYERSMNEGAGKAYTALDTALAPVGGSGSDALVHTPGEMPPKLVRMVRARGNAALYDESNPYQPRMWAGRRLSGGHLAAIAIDMTPDQLSRRALDRHMWKYSLAALAVIVPLSALAAELPNRRLRRVARTARRIASGDLAARTEVGGRAGDEITEISATVDSMADSLRDRLRSEQRFTADVAHELRTPLMGLVTSTELLPESEATDLVRDRVRVLRTLVEDLLEISRLDAGVERADLRPVALPDLVRSSLGRTGLDARLTVDAAPVVVETDPRRLDRILANLLGNAHRHGAAPVELTVEGTTVVVRDHGPGFPDSLLAEGPQRFRTGAAERGRGHGLGLTVASGQARVIGASLLFSNADDGGAVVTLRLPPTG from the coding sequence CTGCGCAACTGGCCACGTGCCCTGCTCAACTGGCGCTCGCTGCGCTGGAAGATCGCCCTGCTGGTGGCCGCGGCCTGCTGCGGCATCGCGCTGACGGTCGGCCTTCTGGTGCACCACAGCACGTACGAACGGTCCATGAACGAGGGCGCCGGCAAGGCGTACACCGCTCTGGACACCGCCCTCGCCCCGGTCGGTGGAAGCGGGTCCGACGCCCTCGTGCACACCCCCGGCGAGATGCCACCGAAGCTGGTGCGGATGGTCCGGGCCCGGGGGAACGCTGCCCTATACGACGAGAGCAACCCGTACCAGCCGCGGATGTGGGCCGGGCGGCGGCTGTCCGGTGGCCACCTGGCGGCGATCGCGATCGACATGACGCCCGACCAGCTCAGCCGCCGCGCCCTGGACCGGCATATGTGGAAGTACTCGCTGGCCGCGCTGGCCGTCATCGTGCCCCTGTCCGCCCTCGCCGCCGAACTCCCCAACCGGCGGCTGCGGCGGGTGGCGCGCACCGCACGGCGCATCGCCTCGGGCGACCTGGCCGCCAGGACCGAGGTGGGCGGCCGAGCGGGCGACGAGATCACCGAGATCTCGGCCACGGTCGACTCCATGGCCGACAGCCTGCGGGACCGGCTGCGCAGTGAGCAGCGCTTCACCGCCGATGTCGCACACGAGTTGCGCACCCCGCTGATGGGCCTGGTCACCTCCACCGAACTGCTCCCGGAGAGCGAGGCCACCGATCTTGTGCGGGACCGGGTCCGGGTGCTGCGCACCCTCGTCGAGGACCTGTTGGAGATCTCCCGTCTCGACGCCGGTGTGGAACGCGCCGACCTGCGCCCCGTCGCCCTCCCCGACCTGGTCCGGAGCTCGCTGGGCCGTACCGGCCTCGACGCGCGTCTCACGGTCGACGCCGCGCCCGTGGTGGTCGAGACGGACCCGCGCCGGCTCGACCGGATCCTCGCCAACCTGCTCGGCAACGCCCACCGGCACGGCGCCGCGCCGGTCGAGCTCACGGTGGAGGGAACGACGGTCGTCGTCCGCGACCACGGCCCCGGTTTCCCCGACAGCCTCCTCGCGGAAGGGCCGCAGCGCTTCCGCACCGGCGCGGCCGAGCGCGGCCGCGGCCATGGGCTCGGACTGACCGTCGCCTCGGGCCAGGCCCGGGTCATCGGTGCGTCGCTGCTCTTCTCGAACGCGGACGACGGCGGGGCCGTCGTCACGCTGCGGCTGCCGCCGACGGGCTGA
- a CDS encoding endonuclease/exonuclease/phosphatase family protein, translated as MPNTGAAPEPGATRPPQPDTRTAAAPGVWRRGRAISGIALAAALVMLGHAAIPNQVGHLGSLVETFLPWTGLAVPLLLLCALVRRSATAAVAVVLPALIWCSLFGGTLLDKRADGGDLTVVTHNVDEHNPHPVRTARALAASGADVLALEELGAATAEYERTLAGTYPYHTVRGTVGLWSRYPVDASRTVDIAPWPRALRAVVRTPKGPVTVFVAHLLSVRFSPISGFTAAARDAAAHRLGAALRAEPRERTVLVGDFNGTLDDRALSAVTSLLRSAQSEAGAGFGLTWPASFPVARIDHILVRGVDPRSSWTLPATDSDHLPVAARLKL; from the coding sequence ATGCCCAACACGGGCGCCGCCCCCGAGCCCGGCGCGACTCGCCCGCCCCAGCCCGACACGCGTACCGCCGCCGCTCCCGGCGTCTGGCGTCGGGGGCGGGCCATCTCCGGGATCGCACTGGCGGCCGCGCTGGTGATGCTGGGCCACGCCGCCATCCCCAACCAAGTCGGCCATCTCGGCAGCCTCGTCGAGACCTTCCTGCCCTGGACGGGCCTGGCCGTGCCCCTCTTGCTGCTGTGCGCCCTCGTCCGCCGGTCCGCGACCGCCGCCGTGGCGGTCGTTCTGCCCGCGCTCATCTGGTGTTCGCTCTTCGGCGGGACGCTGCTCGACAAGCGGGCGGACGGCGGAGACCTGACCGTGGTGACCCACAACGTCGACGAGCACAACCCGCACCCCGTCCGCACCGCCCGCGCCCTCGCGGCCTCCGGCGCCGATGTGCTGGCTCTTGAGGAACTGGGCGCCGCGACAGCGGAGTACGAGCGCACACTGGCCGGCACATACCCGTATCACACGGTGCGGGGCACGGTCGGGCTGTGGAGCAGATACCCCGTCGACGCGTCCCGGACGGTGGACATCGCGCCCTGGCCACGCGCCCTGCGCGCCGTCGTGCGGACGCCCAAGGGGCCGGTCACCGTCTTCGTCGCCCATCTGCTGTCGGTCCGGTTCAGCCCCATTTCGGGCTTCACCGCCGCCGCGCGAGACGCCGCCGCGCACCGCCTCGGCGCCGCCCTGCGCGCCGAACCACGGGAGCGCACCGTGCTCGTGGGCGATTTCAACGGCACGCTGGACGACCGGGCGCTGTCCGCCGTCACCTCGCTCCTGCGCTCGGCCCAGAGCGAAGCGGGCGCCGGGTTCGGTCTCACCTGGCCCGCCTCGTTCCCCGTGGCGAGGATCGACCACATACTCGTCCGCGGCGTGGACCCGCGCTCGTCCTGGACGCTGCCCGCCACCGACAGCGATCACCTGCCGGTAGCGGCGCGGCTGAAGCTATGA
- a CDS encoding SRPBCC family protein, producing MSEIVDQINDVHREVGTREVPDGEARTVLLRRTYDAAIEDVWDACTDPQRISRWFLPVSGDLKLGGHYQLEGNAGGEILRCEPPRLLAVSWLFGENPGFSEVEVRLSAEGEERTVFELEHVAVVPPEMWDQFGPGAVGVGWDGALLGLALHLAGQTPADPEAWQTSDEAREFMTRSSAAWGAAYEASGAPAEVAAVTMRATTEFYVPQG from the coding sequence ATGAGCGAGATCGTCGACCAGATCAACGACGTCCACCGCGAGGTCGGCACCCGTGAGGTGCCCGACGGCGAGGCCCGTACCGTCCTGCTGCGGCGCACCTACGACGCCGCGATCGAGGACGTATGGGACGCGTGCACCGACCCGCAGCGGATCAGCCGCTGGTTCCTGCCGGTGAGCGGCGACCTGAAGCTCGGCGGCCACTACCAGCTGGAGGGCAACGCGGGCGGCGAGATCCTGCGCTGCGAACCCCCGCGGCTGCTCGCGGTGAGCTGGCTGTTCGGCGAGAACCCCGGCTTCAGCGAGGTCGAGGTGCGGCTGAGCGCCGAGGGCGAGGAGCGGACCGTGTTCGAGCTGGAGCATGTCGCCGTCGTACCGCCCGAGATGTGGGACCAGTTCGGCCCCGGCGCGGTCGGCGTCGGCTGGGACGGCGCACTGCTCGGCCTCGCCCTGCATCTGGCGGGCCAGACGCCCGCCGACCCGGAGGCCTGGCAGACCTCGGACGAGGCGCGGGAGTTCATGACCCGCTCCAGCGCGGCCTGGGGCGCGGCGTACGAAGCCTCGGGGGCGCCGGCGGAGGTCGCGGCCGTGACGATGCGGGCGACCACGGAGTTCTACGTACCCCAGGGGTAG
- a CDS encoding ArsR/SmtB family transcription factor — MHALDVLGDPVRRRILELLAAGEQSSGEVSTVIRSEFGMSQPAVSQHLRVLREGGFASVRAEGTRRLYAVEAAPLREVDRWLDQFRGFWEQRLDALGTELARGKRQRRLDQGRGGDQSNR, encoded by the coding sequence GTGCACGCACTCGATGTCCTCGGAGACCCCGTTCGGCGCCGGATATTGGAGCTGCTGGCCGCGGGGGAGCAATCCTCCGGCGAGGTCAGCACCGTGATCCGGTCCGAGTTCGGCATGTCACAGCCCGCCGTGTCACAGCATCTGCGGGTGTTGCGGGAGGGTGGATTCGCCTCCGTACGGGCCGAGGGCACACGGCGGTTATACGCCGTCGAGGCCGCGCCCCTGCGGGAGGTCGACCGGTGGCTGGATCAGTTCCGGGGCTTCTGGGAGCAGCGGCTGGACGCGCTGGGGACCGAACTGGCGCGAGGCAAGCGGCAGCGGCGGCTCGATCAGGGGCGCGGCGGCGACCAGTCGAACCGGTGA
- a CDS encoding SCO5918 family protein, giving the protein MRCIIANFAFDLTAREVTDAMSGVSPEPITGPSVQIGRRAYPVKQVGAVITRQDRRDFTAGEVIRAMTRLGFTCHPAPAVAAADPLETASDLLGKPLEG; this is encoded by the coding sequence ATGCGCTGCATCATCGCCAATTTCGCCTTCGACCTGACCGCGCGCGAGGTGACGGACGCGATGAGCGGCGTCAGCCCGGAACCGATCACCGGCCCATCGGTCCAGATTGGCCGTCGCGCCTACCCGGTCAAGCAGGTCGGCGCCGTGATCACCCGCCAGGACCGCCGCGACTTCACGGCGGGCGAGGTGATCCGGGCGATGACGCGCCTCGGCTTCACCTGTCACCCGGCGCCCGCGGTCGCGGCGGCCGACCCCCTCGAGACCGCCTCCGACCTTCTGGGCAAGCCGCTGGAGGGCTGA
- a CDS encoding cold-shock protein, translating into MATGTVKWFNAEKGFGFIEQDGGGADVFAHYSNIATQGFRELQEGQKVTFDVTQGQKGPQAENIVPA; encoded by the coding sequence ATGGCTACTGGCACCGTGAAGTGGTTCAACGCGGAAAAGGGCTTCGGCTTCATCGAGCAGGACGGCGGCGGCGCCGACGTCTTCGCCCACTACTCGAACATCGCCACCCAGGGCTTCCGCGAGCTGCAGGAAGGCCAGAAGGTGACCTTCGACGTCACGCAGGGCCAGAAGGGCCCGCAGGC